From a single Labrenzia sp. PHM005 genomic region:
- a CDS encoding TIGR02186 family protein encodes MIRICLLFALLLFWISHPAAARSGRDLVTSLSSDVVSIQSNFTGTEIVIFGQAQHIQRLDNDPEGYELAIVVEGPPQDITTRRKGRFLGVWVNRESETFQNVPSFYAVASTVDIGAMAERNVLDDLGIGLNHINLAVSGESNVPLADRDDFRKAFVRLRQEMGLFSEQETSIEFLTDTMFRTNIPLPANIPVGNYSVQSFLFQDGVLVSQTEEVLRVGKIGFEQVTFELAREYSLVYGLLAVALAIFTGWLAGVIFRKD; translated from the coding sequence GTGATCCGCATTTGCCTCCTGTTTGCGCTTTTGTTGTTCTGGATAAGCCATCCGGCGGCGGCGAGAAGCGGCCGGGATCTGGTGACATCGCTGTCTTCGGACGTGGTGTCAATCCAGTCGAATTTTACCGGTACGGAGATCGTGATTTTCGGGCAGGCTCAACATATCCAACGGTTGGACAACGACCCTGAAGGATATGAATTGGCAATTGTCGTCGAAGGGCCGCCGCAAGATATCACCACCCGCCGGAAAGGGCGTTTCTTAGGGGTCTGGGTAAACCGGGAATCAGAAACTTTCCAAAACGTTCCATCTTTTTATGCCGTTGCCAGCACTGTGGACATTGGGGCGATGGCTGAAAGAAACGTTCTCGATGATCTTGGCATCGGTCTCAATCACATAAATCTCGCCGTTTCGGGGGAGTCCAATGTGCCGCTGGCCGACAGGGATGACTTCCGGAAGGCCTTTGTGCGCTTGCGCCAGGAGATGGGGCTTTTTTCCGAGCAAGAAACATCAATTGAGTTCCTGACAGATACGATGTTCCGGACAAACATCCCCCTGCCTGCCAACATTCCGGTCGGCAACTACAGCGTCCAAAGTTTTCTGTTTCAAGATGGCGTGCTGGTGTCACAAACCGAAGAAGTGCTGCGCGTTGGCAAAATCGGCTTTGAGCAAGTGACCTTTGAACTCGCCCGCGAGTACTCGCTGGTTTATGGCCTGCTGGCCGTTGCCCTTGCCATCTTCACCGGCTGGCTGGCGGGCGTGATTTTCCGGAAAGACTGA
- a CDS encoding sulfite exporter TauE/SafE family protein codes for MQLYLPIAEIPVNIFVIFAMGGAVGFLSGLFGIGGGFLLTPLLIFSGIPPAVSVATVTTQVVASSASGVVSYWRRKAIDFKLAGILLAGGVFGSLVGVILFDILQAVGQLDVVISLSYVTFLGTIGGLMLFESVRAIRRRKSGAPPSARKPGQHNWIHGLPLKVRFRRSKLYVSVIPVVGLGAAIGFLGTVLGIGGGFMMVPALIYLLRVPTGIVIGTSLFQILFTMAAATIFHAMGTKTVDIVLAMTLMIGGVIGAQFGARMGQNLRGDQLRLLLALLVLGVGMRFAVDLLLVPEDLYSIVIRKGAGL; via the coding sequence GTGCAATTATACCTTCCAATAGCCGAAATTCCGGTCAATATCTTCGTGATATTTGCTATGGGTGGCGCCGTGGGATTTCTGTCCGGTCTGTTTGGCATCGGCGGTGGCTTTCTATTAACGCCGCTCTTGATCTTTTCCGGAATTCCGCCTGCGGTCTCTGTTGCAACAGTGACTACACAGGTTGTTGCGTCTTCGGCATCAGGGGTTGTCAGTTATTGGCGGCGCAAGGCCATAGACTTCAAACTCGCCGGTATCCTGCTCGCCGGAGGTGTTTTCGGGTCCTTAGTTGGCGTAATTCTTTTTGACATCCTGCAAGCGGTCGGCCAGCTCGATGTTGTCATTTCGCTATCGTATGTCACCTTTCTCGGGACCATTGGCGGCTTGATGCTGTTTGAATCGGTCCGGGCAATCCGGCGGCGCAAATCCGGCGCGCCTCCCAGCGCCCGTAAGCCTGGCCAGCACAATTGGATCCATGGCTTGCCGCTAAAAGTCAGGTTCCGCAGATCGAAACTCTATGTCAGCGTCATTCCGGTGGTTGGGCTTGGCGCGGCCATCGGCTTTCTAGGGACGGTTCTAGGTATTGGCGGCGGGTTCATGATGGTTCCGGCGCTGATCTATTTGCTGCGCGTCCCGACCGGCATTGTCATTGGTACCTCGCTGTTCCAGATCCTGTTCACAATGGCGGCGGCGACCATATTCCATGCCATGGGTACCAAGACCGTCGATATCGTTTTGGCGATGACCTTGATGATCGGCGGTGTGATCGGGGCGCAGTTTGGCGCCCGGATGGGGCAGAACTTGCGCGGCGATCAGCTGCGTTTGCTTCTTGCGCTGCTCGTGCTTGGCGTGGGAATGCGGTTTGCAGTCGATCTGCTGCTTGTTCCTGAAGACCTTTATTCCATCGTGATCCGCAAGGGGGCAGGGCTGTGA
- a CDS encoding AI-2E family transporter: MTDQSTPEPTSNLGSKTESSVDARVIDIAIRLGVLGVFAYFSLQLVAPFFAFLLWAVILTVALYPVYAWLAEKLGGRKAISATVITLTGLAIVIGPVAVLVVSLVETLQGLYHGITSGGVAIPPIPPKLADLPVVGEKIAEFWQLAGRSLEQFLTKIGPLVAPAGGKILSVLASLSGSVLFFIVSIILAGCLFVPGPALASGAKRFADRIIAPRGAEFVDLAGATIRNVSRGVIGVAVIQGLLTGVLLILFAVPMAGLLTFAALIMCIVQIGPALIILPTIIWAWSSWELLPALLFTVLIVPVMLVDNVLRPLLMSRGLDVPMLVILIGVLGGTLAYGLIGMFLGPVILAVFYELVIAWVKAGEET, translated from the coding sequence ATGACCGATCAATCTACTCCAGAACCAACATCTAACTTGGGCAGCAAAACGGAGTCTTCCGTAGATGCGCGGGTGATCGATATCGCGATCCGGCTCGGGGTTCTGGGTGTATTTGCCTATTTCTCCCTGCAACTTGTCGCGCCGTTTTTTGCCTTTCTTCTCTGGGCGGTGATTCTGACTGTCGCGCTTTATCCGGTCTATGCCTGGCTTGCGGAAAAACTTGGTGGCCGGAAGGCTATCTCGGCCACAGTGATTACCTTGACCGGCCTGGCGATTGTCATCGGCCCGGTCGCTGTTCTCGTCGTCAGTCTCGTTGAAACGCTTCAAGGGCTTTATCACGGCATTACATCCGGCGGCGTCGCTATTCCCCCCATTCCTCCAAAACTGGCAGACTTGCCCGTTGTCGGTGAAAAGATCGCCGAGTTTTGGCAGCTGGCCGGCCGCAGTCTGGAGCAATTCTTGACCAAGATTGGTCCACTGGTGGCGCCCGCTGGTGGCAAGATCTTGTCGGTTCTGGCTTCTTTGAGCGGCAGTGTTTTGTTCTTCATTGTGTCGATCATTTTGGCTGGCTGTTTGTTTGTCCCGGGGCCGGCCCTCGCCTCTGGCGCAAAACGCTTTGCAGATCGGATTATCGCTCCGCGCGGCGCTGAATTTGTTGATCTGGCAGGCGCTACAATCCGCAACGTTTCCCGCGGTGTAATTGGCGTTGCCGTAATTCAGGGGCTTTTGACAGGTGTGCTGCTGATCCTGTTTGCCGTTCCGATGGCTGGGCTGCTGACCTTCGCCGCTTTGATCATGTGTATCGTCCAAATCGGACCGGCACTGATCATCTTGCCCACAATCATCTGGGCCTGGAGTTCCTGGGAGCTTCTGCCTGCGCTGCTGTTCACCGTGCTGATTGTTCCGGTGATGCTGGTCGACAATGTGCTGAGACCATTGTTGATGTCGCGCGGTCTGGATGTGCCGATGCTTGTGATCCTAATCGGCGTTCTGGGTGGCACACTTGCCTACGGCCTGATCGGCATGTTCCTCGGGCCGGTCATCCTGGCGGTTTTCTATGAGCTGGTGATTGCTTGGGTGAAGGCCGGGGAGGAAACTTAA
- the pdeM gene encoding ligase-associated DNA damage response endonuclease PdeM: MTALSSHLRKYTAAPVCHDIQINGQLVGLHDSGVLWWPDESTLIVADLHMEKGSSFAKRGIMLPPYDTGATLEKLAAVMDAFDPARVICLGDSFHDADGSDRLPAPYRAMLTTLQLNREWIWVTGNHDPIAPVRLCGETVDEITIGPLSFRHEPIETIGSDETRGEICGHLHPAARVRRFGRSIRRACFVTDGSRLVLPAFGALTGGLNVTHDAFGQIFERRKYSVFMLGNDRLFPFTASRLVGD, from the coding sequence ATGACTGCCCTTTCGTCACACTTGCGCAAATATACGGCCGCGCCGGTGTGCCATGACATCCAGATCAACGGTCAGCTGGTCGGCCTGCACGATAGCGGCGTCCTGTGGTGGCCGGATGAATCGACACTTATTGTCGCCGACCTTCACATGGAAAAGGGCTCCAGCTTTGCAAAGCGCGGCATCATGCTGCCGCCGTATGACACCGGGGCTACGCTGGAAAAACTGGCAGCCGTCATGGACGCCTTTGATCCGGCCCGGGTCATTTGCCTGGGCGACAGCTTTCACGATGCCGACGGCTCCGATCGCCTACCCGCCCCCTACCGGGCCATGCTGACCACTTTGCAGCTGAACCGGGAGTGGATCTGGGTCACCGGCAATCATGACCCGATTGCACCGGTCCGCCTGTGCGGCGAAACGGTCGATGAAATCACGATCGGTCCACTGTCCTTCCGCCACGAACCAATCGAGACAATCGGCTCGGATGAAACCCGCGGCGAAATCTGTGGCCACCTGCATCCGGCCGCCCGCGTGCGCCGCTTCGGCCGATCCATCCGCCGTGCCTGTTTTGTCACCGACGGCAGCCGCCTCGTCCTGCCCGCTTTCGGTGCGCTCACCGGCGGGCTGAATGTGACCCACGACGCTTTTGGGCAGATCTTCGAACGCCGGAAGTATTCAGTCTTCATGCTCGGTAATGATCGGCTGTTCCCGTTTACCGCCAGCCGGCTGGTTGGGGATTAA
- a CDS encoding MerR family DNA-binding transcriptional regulator yields the protein MSEALSILNNNDELVDVVSAADDGSKKTQFSIGDLAKEFGCTLRTLRFYEDKGLINPKRDGVNRVYNRRDRARLKLVLMGKQVGFSLSEIRDMLDLYDLRDGQVTQLRVALSRFNEQIAVLQNQRQDIETAIEELSRTVEIVSGMLKQKEAEEA from the coding sequence ATGAGCGAAGCGCTTTCAATTCTGAACAACAACGATGAACTTGTCGACGTGGTTTCAGCAGCTGATGACGGCAGCAAAAAGACCCAATTTTCCATCGGTGATCTCGCCAAGGAGTTTGGCTGCACCTTACGGACACTGCGGTTTTATGAAGACAAAGGCCTGATCAATCCGAAGCGTGACGGCGTGAACCGGGTCTATAACCGGCGTGACCGTGCCCGCTTGAAATTGGTACTCATGGGCAAACAGGTCGGTTTTTCCCTGTCTGAAATCCGTGACATGCTTGATTTGTATGACCTTCGCGACGGTCAGGTGACTCAGTTACGTGTTGCTTTGTCGCGCTTCAATGAGCAAATCGCTGTTCTTCAAAACCAGCGCCAGGATATCGAAACGGCCATTGAAGAACTGTCCCGGACCGTCGAAATCGTCTCCGGCATGCTGAAGCAGAAGGAAGCCGAAGAGGCCTGA
- a CDS encoding peptidoglycan-binding protein — MPARNKHEAGRRGRVVYDSLDRNDLPHREAPRARIERLTRTATALGGYDRGHDADIGSEEDLDAVADELDRLLSERSDRPAARPAKKRRPRRAPRREREPVREAGLEDVMGALDRLDRQVQGLSEHEDYEDEYDRAPRGHRAGRYAIDSLDDHHDHMGDDDGYYDDHGYEDHRYQDEEDYAYRREPRRAGPSARDASMHVYKDLGRRIDALRKPQEKALAHVREELGSLRDALGGLANGTNETVSRQNAELRRLTDMVERLRNDKRNDQLAKDIRKEVADLKSLVGQTNVEGALQTLEHGYAHILQRLDELSRASVDPRVLRGVTMRLNEIEDAFAALPRSEHMMVLEDRVVSIAERMEELLQRKDHEEIEPLRTELREVRGFVQKIDIKGLVESIDDRMKFVSSRLDDLETLAKEQRGLDSRLSAMEERMPEPETINRLQGRLEDIVGMMADDRAAPSDQQHLIQVDQRLDEIVDRLERMEQSPPLPSNDSGAFEALEKRLEAISGKIDVIEKRAARPVPVLDAAAMRSGNGPDAKFMAQIQDRLNDLTNRLDQPSDSVTTSDLDKLRTEITAMRERVAEPASTDALEQRISDLANLVSKGGGAADDRGLEILGSKVAALAEQIENTSSNAQSSDQFASVLERIESGLAQTRSDVAGIARKAAEEAVANTPASKNPQYDTAISSLQSDLKRLLDAAEGSDERTRNTFDGVKSVLGSITERLDTLERVERPATDKSEEVAESGNNMFSPIKVAERPPLFAKAQPDMADARGSEDDTNPQQPAAPEMSARDRKADFIAAARRAAQAASAEAAQLEKNKPETTDEADEERGKARVGWLRNVLKRSPSADDEAQQDREFETSGADQAAPETDDDRSSVLAGDRVAPEPAQASGGRRRAILYTAAAVVLLMAGFYVTRGALLPSDTTPQIAAVPQENATEGTAVPGVDMNAAPVATAPADNPEVSSAPIVVESPPAQVASVAAEPAADAPVATPANIDPPAVAAADPAAAPVPAAASAPLQPETGPAFAPPSGVENSFSAAPAGASRGFAPSQPAASTETPAASGLLASLPPEEVGSMALRSAAASGNSAAEFLIGVKYTEGDGVQADLAKAAVWYQKAADKGLAPAQYRLASLYEKGRGVTKDLPKAKAWYMKSAEAGNAKAMHNLAVLFAEGGGDQPDYAAAARWFEAAANYGVKDSLFNLGILYAGGIGVDKNLIASYKWFAIAADQGDPEAAKRRDDVANMMDQETLANARLAVENFKLKTPVAAANKVTLQPDWTDGKSLPASKASIKAVDNSAMVREAQDKLNYLGFDTGTPDGQMGPRTRSAIRAFQRSLGLPETGEVDGRLIEELKSQAI; from the coding sequence ATGCCGGCTAGAAATAAACACGAGGCGGGACGCCGCGGCCGAGTAGTGTATGACAGTCTAGATCGGAACGATTTGCCTCATCGCGAAGCTCCGCGCGCGCGTATTGAACGGTTGACACGCACCGCCACAGCGCTCGGCGGGTATGACCGGGGTCATGATGCCGACATCGGTTCAGAAGAAGATTTGGATGCTGTCGCCGATGAACTCGACCGTCTGTTGTCAGAAAGGTCAGATCGGCCTGCTGCCCGTCCGGCGAAAAAGCGCCGGCCTCGCCGTGCGCCACGCCGCGAGCGAGAGCCAGTTCGCGAGGCAGGTCTTGAGGATGTGATGGGCGCGCTCGACCGCCTTGACCGGCAGGTTCAAGGTCTGTCCGAGCATGAAGACTATGAGGACGAGTACGACCGCGCGCCTCGCGGTCATAGAGCGGGCCGGTATGCAATCGACTCCTTGGACGATCATCATGATCATATGGGTGATGACGACGGTTATTACGATGATCATGGTTATGAGGATCACCGTTACCAAGACGAAGAAGACTATGCCTACCGTCGTGAACCGCGCCGGGCCGGGCCGTCTGCCCGCGACGCGTCCATGCACGTCTACAAAGATCTGGGGCGCCGCATCGATGCGCTAAGAAAACCCCAGGAGAAGGCTTTGGCCCATGTCCGTGAGGAACTTGGTTCCTTGCGCGATGCTTTGGGTGGCCTCGCCAACGGAACGAATGAAACCGTCAGCCGCCAGAATGCGGAACTGCGCCGCTTGACCGACATGGTCGAGCGTTTGCGTAACGATAAGCGGAACGATCAGCTCGCCAAGGACATTCGCAAGGAAGTTGCGGATCTGAAGTCCTTGGTTGGCCAGACGAATGTCGAAGGCGCTTTGCAGACCCTGGAACACGGGTATGCTCACATCCTGCAGCGGCTTGATGAATTGTCGCGCGCCTCGGTCGATCCGCGGGTTTTGCGCGGCGTGACAATGCGCCTCAACGAGATCGAAGACGCCTTTGCAGCTTTGCCGCGCTCCGAACACATGATGGTTCTGGAAGATCGGGTGGTTTCGATCGCGGAGCGTATGGAAGAGCTGCTCCAGCGCAAAGACCATGAGGAAATCGAACCTCTGCGCACAGAGCTTCGGGAAGTGCGTGGTTTCGTCCAGAAAATCGACATCAAAGGTCTGGTCGAAAGCATCGATGACCGGATGAAGTTCGTCTCCAGCCGTCTGGATGATCTTGAAACTCTGGCCAAGGAGCAGCGTGGTCTCGACAGCCGTCTTTCCGCTATGGAAGAACGGATGCCGGAACCGGAGACTATCAATCGTCTTCAAGGACGTTTGGAAGACATCGTCGGCATGATGGCCGATGACCGCGCTGCGCCCTCAGACCAGCAGCACTTGATCCAGGTCGATCAACGTCTCGATGAAATCGTCGATCGTTTAGAGCGGATGGAACAGTCGCCGCCGTTGCCGTCCAACGACAGCGGGGCATTTGAGGCTCTGGAAAAACGGCTGGAGGCCATTTCCGGCAAGATTGATGTCATCGAAAAACGAGCCGCTCGTCCGGTGCCAGTGCTGGATGCGGCTGCCATGCGTTCCGGAAACGGCCCAGATGCCAAGTTCATGGCGCAAATTCAGGATCGCCTGAACGATCTGACCAACCGGCTGGATCAGCCGTCCGATTCAGTAACCACCTCTGATCTCGACAAGCTGCGTACAGAAATTACCGCAATGCGGGAGCGGGTCGCCGAACCAGCCTCGACCGATGCGCTCGAGCAGAGGATTTCTGATCTGGCAAACTTGGTCTCCAAAGGTGGAGGTGCTGCTGACGATAGAGGCCTGGAGATTCTTGGATCCAAGGTTGCCGCGCTTGCCGAGCAGATCGAAAATACGTCCAGCAATGCGCAAAGCTCTGATCAGTTCGCGTCCGTTTTGGAGCGCATTGAAAGTGGCTTGGCGCAAACGCGCTCTGATGTTGCCGGAATTGCCCGAAAGGCCGCCGAAGAAGCTGTCGCAAACACTCCCGCTAGCAAAAACCCGCAATACGATACGGCCATTTCGTCGCTGCAATCGGATCTGAAACGACTGCTCGACGCCGCTGAGGGAAGCGATGAGCGGACCCGCAATACGTTTGATGGTGTGAAATCCGTTCTGGGGTCGATCACCGAACGTTTGGACACGCTGGAACGGGTTGAGCGGCCCGCAACAGACAAGTCTGAAGAAGTCGCAGAAAGCGGCAACAACATGTTCTCGCCGATCAAAGTTGCCGAGCGTCCGCCACTTTTTGCTAAGGCGCAACCGGACATGGCCGATGCCAGAGGTTCGGAAGACGACACCAACCCGCAGCAGCCCGCAGCTCCTGAAATGTCGGCTCGTGACCGCAAAGCAGACTTTATCGCGGCTGCCCGCCGGGCTGCGCAGGCTGCCTCTGCAGAAGCTGCTCAATTGGAAAAGAACAAGCCGGAAACCACGGACGAAGCCGACGAGGAGCGCGGCAAAGCACGGGTTGGCTGGTTGCGCAATGTTTTGAAGCGGTCGCCGTCAGCTGATGACGAAGCGCAGCAGGACCGCGAATTTGAAACCAGTGGAGCAGATCAAGCTGCCCCCGAAACGGACGATGACCGCTCGTCAGTTCTGGCCGGCGACCGGGTCGCACCGGAGCCGGCTCAAGCTTCAGGTGGCCGCCGCCGCGCGATCCTTTACACAGCCGCTGCGGTTGTCCTCCTGATGGCTGGCTTTTATGTCACACGCGGTGCCCTCTTGCCGTCTGATACCACGCCGCAGATCGCAGCGGTCCCGCAGGAAAATGCAACAGAAGGTACAGCTGTGCCTGGCGTGGACATGAACGCAGCACCGGTCGCGACCGCTCCGGCCGATAATCCAGAAGTTTCCAGCGCGCCCATAGTGGTGGAAAGCCCGCCCGCACAAGTGGCTTCTGTTGCGGCTGAACCCGCAGCAGATGCGCCTGTGGCGACGCCGGCGAACATCGACCCGCCAGCGGTGGCTGCTGCAGACCCGGCAGCTGCGCCGGTTCCGGCAGCAGCGTCTGCGCCGCTACAGCCTGAAACCGGTCCTGCCTTTGCGCCGCCAAGCGGAGTTGAAAACAGCTTTAGTGCAGCGCCTGCCGGAGCATCACGGGGCTTTGCCCCGTCTCAACCGGCCGCGTCAACTGAAACACCAGCTGCCTCTGGATTATTGGCGAGCTTGCCGCCTGAGGAAGTCGGTTCAATGGCGTTGCGCAGTGCGGCTGCCAGTGGGAATTCGGCTGCTGAATTCCTGATTGGGGTTAAATATACCGAAGGCGATGGAGTTCAGGCGGATCTGGCAAAAGCTGCGGTTTGGTATCAAAAAGCTGCCGACAAGGGACTTGCACCGGCACAATACCGGCTCGCAAGCCTATATGAAAAGGGCCGGGGTGTTACCAAAGACCTGCCCAAAGCCAAGGCTTGGTATATGAAGTCGGCAGAAGCTGGTAACGCAAAAGCCATGCACAATCTTGCCGTCCTGTTTGCGGAAGGCGGTGGCGACCAGCCTGATTATGCAGCTGCCGCCAGGTGGTTTGAAGCAGCGGCCAACTACGGTGTGAAGGATAGTCTGTTTAATCTGGGCATTCTGTATGCCGGTGGTATCGGCGTCGATAAAAACCTCATCGCCAGCTACAAATGGTTCGCGATTGCAGCTGACCAGGGGGATCCGGAAGCAGCCAAGCGGCGCGACGATGTCGCCAACATGATGGATCAGGAAACCTTGGCCAATGCTCGTCTGGCCGTTGAAAACTTCAAGCTGAAGACACCGGTCGCAGCAGCGAACAAAGTGACACTGCAACCTGATTGGACAGATGGCAAGTCGCTGCCGGCCAGCAAAGCGTCCATCAAGGCAGTCGACAATTCAGCCATGGTCCGCGAGGCACAGGATAAGTTGAACTATCTCGGCTTCGATACGGGTACACCGGACGGCCAGATGGGGCCGAGAACCCGCAGCGCAATCCGGGCTTTCCAGCGTAGCTTAGGACTTCCGGAAACCGGTGAAGTTGATGGCCGCCTCATCGAAGAGTTGAAGAGCCAGGCGATCTGA
- a CDS encoding ligase-associated DNA damage response DEXH box helicase, with amino-acid sequence MNRIMDAALLPNRFQSWFASRGWNPRAHQLQLVDHLSAGQSTLLIAPTGAGKTLAGFLPSLVELETQGKRKPGQAGGIHTLYISPLKALAVDIARNLEAPVSEMGLDIRLETRTGDTPSHKRQRQKLNPPDILLTTPEQIALLLSDPASAKLFSSLKTVILDELHALVTSKRGDLLALGLARLRQLAPEMRTIGLSATVAEPDDLRAYLVGQPLEDKRTLSSLVEVSGGAEPDISILDSEERLPWSGHSSRYAIGDIYQLIKQHNVSLLFVNTRSQAEMVFQELWRINDDTLPIALHHGSLDVGQRRKVEAAMASGQLRAVVATSSLDMGIDWGDIDLVVNIGAPKGASRLAQRIGRANHRMDEPSKAILIPANRFEVLECQAALAASKKGEQDTPPLRKGALDVLAQHILGLACADPLDPSQAFDEIRSSETYRWLDWETFEKVLDFVATGGYALKTYEQYAKLRKGKDGLWRIAHPKIAQQYRLNVGTIVEAPMLKVRLVKSKAAGRRAPIGRGGRLLGEIEEYFIEQLAPGDTFIFGGEVLRFEGLRENEAYVSRAQTDNPMIPSYMGGKFPLSTYLAESVRTMLATPDSWKDLPGQVREWLEIQQDKSLLPSRDGLLVETFPRSNKHYLICYPFEGRLAHQTLGMLLTKRLERMGARPMGFVANDYALAIWGLGDLSLLFSSGKIPLNELFDQDILGDDLDAWLAESSLMKRTFRNCAVIAGLIERRHPGQEKSGRQVTVSTDLIYDVLRSHEPDHILLQATWNDAAEGLLDISRLGDLLSRIRGRITHTSLEHVSPLAVPVLLEIGKEPVYGEAIESLLEEAASELLLEAME; translated from the coding sequence ATGAATAGGATTATGGATGCCGCGCTTCTTCCCAACCGATTTCAAAGCTGGTTTGCCTCAAGAGGCTGGAACCCGCGCGCGCACCAATTGCAGCTGGTGGATCACCTTAGTGCGGGACAATCGACACTTCTGATCGCCCCGACCGGCGCCGGGAAAACCCTCGCCGGTTTTTTGCCCAGCCTGGTGGAACTGGAAACACAAGGAAAACGTAAACCGGGTCAGGCGGGTGGAATTCACACACTCTACATTTCTCCGCTCAAGGCGCTGGCTGTCGATATTGCGCGCAACCTCGAAGCCCCTGTCTCCGAGATGGGCCTGGACATTCGGCTGGAAACCCGGACCGGCGACACGCCCTCCCACAAGCGCCAGCGCCAAAAGCTCAACCCGCCGGATATACTTTTGACCACGCCGGAGCAAATTGCGCTGCTCCTGTCCGATCCAGCCTCGGCGAAGCTGTTTTCTTCGCTGAAAACGGTGATCCTCGATGAACTCCACGCCCTGGTCACTTCCAAGCGCGGCGATCTACTGGCGCTCGGTCTTGCGCGCTTGCGCCAGCTGGCGCCGGAGATGCGGACAATTGGCCTTTCGGCGACCGTTGCAGAGCCGGATGATTTGCGCGCCTATCTGGTTGGCCAGCCACTGGAAGACAAACGCACGCTTTCCTCGCTGGTAGAAGTCAGCGGTGGAGCGGAACCGGATATTTCCATTTTGGATTCGGAGGAACGGCTCCCCTGGTCCGGGCATTCCTCCCGGTATGCGATTGGCGATATCTATCAGCTGATCAAACAGCACAATGTCTCTCTGCTTTTTGTGAACACCCGCAGCCAGGCCGAGATGGTGTTTCAGGAACTTTGGCGGATCAACGACGACACGCTGCCAATTGCCCTCCACCACGGTTCGCTGGACGTCGGCCAGCGGCGCAAGGTGGAAGCGGCCATGGCGTCCGGACAATTGCGCGCGGTCGTCGCCACAAGCTCTCTCGACATGGGCATCGACTGGGGCGATATCGATCTAGTGGTCAACATCGGCGCGCCCAAAGGCGCCAGTCGTCTGGCCCAGCGGATCGGCCGCGCCAATCACAGGATGGACGAGCCGTCCAAAGCAATCCTGATTCCGGCCAACCGCTTTGAAGTTCTGGAATGTCAGGCGGCTTTGGCCGCATCGAAAAAGGGCGAGCAGGACACCCCGCCTTTGCGCAAAGGCGCGCTGGATGTGCTCGCCCAGCATATCTTGGGCCTTGCGTGTGCCGACCCGCTGGATCCTTCACAAGCCTTTGATGAAATCCGGTCTTCAGAAACCTACCGCTGGCTTGACTGGGAGACCTTCGAAAAGGTGCTCGATTTTGTTGCAACCGGCGGCTACGCGCTCAAGACGTATGAGCAGTATGCCAAACTTCGAAAAGGCAAGGACGGGCTCTGGCGGATCGCCCATCCGAAGATCGCACAACAATACCGCCTAAATGTCGGCACCATTGTCGAAGCGCCGATGCTGAAGGTGCGGTTGGTCAAATCAAAGGCCGCCGGGCGGCGGGCACCCATAGGCCGAGGCGGCCGGTTGCTTGGCGAAATCGAAGAGTATTTCATCGAGCAACTGGCGCCAGGCGATACGTTCATTTTTGGCGGCGAAGTGCTGCGTTTTGAGGGCTTGCGGGAAAACGAAGCCTATGTCTCCCGCGCCCAGACCGACAATCCGATGATCCCGTCCTATATGGGTGGCAAGTTTCCACTCTCCACCTATTTGGCCGAAAGCGTCCGGACCATGCTGGCGACACCCGACAGCTGGAAAGACCTGCCGGGTCAGGTCCGTGAGTGGTTGGAGATCCAGCAAGACAAATCTTTGCTGCCAAGCCGCGACGGCCTTTTGGTGGAAACCTTCCCGCGATCCAACAAACATTACCTGATCTGCTATCCCTTTGAAGGTCGGCTCGCGCACCAGACCCTCGGCATGCTGCTCACCAAACGGCTGGAACGCATGGGCGCCCGTCCGATGGGTTTTGTCGCCAATGATTATGCTCTGGCGATCTGGGGTCTTGGCGATCTGTCGCTGCTGTTTTCGTCCGGAAAAATCCCGCTTAATGAACTGTTTGACCAGGACATTCTGGGGGACGATCTGGATGCTTGGCTGGCAGAATCCAGTCTGATGAAACGAACTTTCCGGAACTGCGCAGTCATTGCCGGCCTGATCGAACGCCGACATCCGGGACAAGAGAAATCTGGCCGGCAGGTCACGGTGTCTACGGATCTGATCTACGATGTTTTACGAAGCCACGAGCCCGATCACATCCTTTTGCAGGCAACCTGGAACGACGCCGCGGAAGGACTTTTGGATATCTCGCGATTGGGCGATCTTCTTTCCAGGATCCGCGGTCGAATCACGCATACTAGCCTGGAGCACGTGTCTCCTCTTGCCGTGCCGGTCCTTCTTGAAATTGGCAAGGAACCTGTTTACGGCGAGGCGATAGAGTCCCTATTGGAGGAGGCCGCGTCGGAACTGCTTCTGGAGGCCATGGAATGA